In Chanodichthys erythropterus isolate Z2021 chromosome 9, ASM2448905v1, whole genome shotgun sequence, a genomic segment contains:
- the LOC137026464 gene encoding uncharacterized protein — protein MPKRCAYGLCKSDTQYPKSLDGVVEFFPFPKPKTQGEKCRAWIKQCGRPQSQLNVERINKNTYVCSKHFVNGRPTTEYPNPIAALPGLLQGREHQGACRRSPRKRKPASQTEQEASTSNSTEDTFHSTSQQSDSTCEEHDMGDHGEELRTLQDTLANQKQDIINLKLQLEAKDVQLHHLQKELQNAHTSDALNPEILNQSHVPDYFHYCTGFSYEQFNSLCQFFYIPTDPSAPQTHIPLSYKRVNNDIKQLSLRTQLLMSLMKLRQNLDLKDLAFRFNIRLQSVSTLINSWVDYMYDSLGKLSIWPHRDVISENMPAKFKEEFPNTFAILDCTELKIQRPSSLVLQSQTYSTYKSTNTLKSLVACDP, from the exons ATGCCGAAGCGTTGTGCGTATGGGTTGTGTAAATCTGATACCCAGTATCCTAAAAGTTTGGACGGGGTGGTGGAATTTTTTCCCTTCCCGAAACCTAAAACACAAGGGGAGAAATGCCGGGCGTGGATAAAGCAGTGTGGAAGGCCTCAGTCACAACTAAATGTCGAAAGGATTAACAAAAACACCTACGTTTGCTCCAAG catTTTGTTAATGGACGGCCTACCACTGAGTACCCCAATCCGATCGCGGCTCTCCCGGGGTTACTTCAAGGGAGGGAACATCAGGGGGCTTGCCGGAGATCTCCAAGGAAAAG GAAGCCAGCATCTCAAACTGAACAGGAAGCCAGCACCTCAAACTCcactgaggacacatttcataGTACATCACAACAGAGTGACTCTACCTGTG AAGAACATGATATGGGCGATCATGGAGAGGAACTgagaactctgcaggacacatTAGCCAATCAGAAGCAGGACATCATAAATCTGAAGCTTCAGCTCGAGGCAAAGGATGTCCAACTCCATCATCTGCAAAAGGAACTTCAGAATGCACACACCTCAGATGCTTTAAACCCTGAGATTTTAAACCAAAGTCATGTGCCTGATTATTTCCATTACTGCACAGGGTTTTCTTATGAGCAATTTAACAGCTTGTGTCAATTTTTTTACATTCCAACTGATCCTAGTGcaccacaaacacacattccTCTCTCATACAAACGAGTCAATAATGACATCAAACAACTTTCACTGCGTACTCAGTTGTTAATGTCCTTAATGAAATTAAGACAAAATTTGGACCTCAAAGACCTAGCCTTCAGATTTAACATCCGTTTACAGAGTGTCAGCACACTGATCAACTCCTGGGTGGACTATATGTATGATAGTCTTGGCAAATTGTCTATTTGGCCACACAGGGATGTTATTTCTGAGAACATGCCAGCTAAATTTAAGGAAGAATTTCCGAATACTTTTGCCATCTTAGACTGCACTGAACTTAAGATTCAGAGACCAAGCTCACTGGTGTTGCAGAGTCAGACTTACTCCACCTACAAATCTACTAACACCCTCAAGTCTCTAGTGGCCTGTGATCCATGA